ACCCATCGCTGTCGGCATACCCGGCGACATCCAGCCAATGCCGCCCCCAGCGTTCCCCAAAATGCGGCGACGCCAACAATTCGTCCAACAGGCGTTCGTACGCATCTGGTGATAGATCATTCGTGAATCGTTCGATGGACTCCACCGTTGGTGGCAAGCCATGAAGATCGAAAGTCAAACGGCGAATCAATGTCACCCGATCGGCTTCGTCGGAAAATCCCAGTTGCTGTGATTCGAGTTTCGCGAGCAGGAACTGATCGATCGCTGAACGAACGACGTTCGCCTGCTGAACCAGAGGAACCGGCGGATTCTGGATTGGCTGAAATGACCAGAAGGCGCGTTCTTCTTTGGTGAAGTCATCGACCGGAGGATGCTCTGGCTCGGGCCGCGCAGTCTTGGCACCCGTGGCGACCCAACGACGAATTATGTCGATCTGTTGCGTGGTCAGCTTCTTATCACCGGGTGGCATCTCGCCCGCAATGACGCGCTGCAGCAACGGGCTCTCTTCCGGCTGACCGATCACGATTGCGGGCCCGCTATCCCCTCCATGGGCAATCAGACGTGCAAGCCGCACATCAAGGTGCCCCTCCACTTTTTCTTCTTCGCCGTGACAGTGAAAGCAGTTGGCCTTCAAAATCGGCCGCACATGCGATTCATAGACCAAATCGCCAGGCGAGTCGGCCGTCGCGACGGCACTGCTCAACCAGACCAAGGCAATCCACACACTGCAGCGGGCGGGTGTTTTCATGGCGGGTGTTTTCGGCGGGAAGGAACGTAGCACGCATCAATTATGTTGGATGATTGGCTTTCTCGCAATGGCGAGATGAGGCTGGATTAGGAGATCCTTCGGAGATCGCAGGGATTCTTCGCGCCCTGCGTTTTGGGGATGCAGGCGTCGATCGAATGACAAATCTATTGATCTAATTTCTTTTGCATTCAGTCTTTGTATCGTCAGCGTCAACAACCAAAGGCACGCACCTGGGTATGTCGCGGTGAAACGAGGATTGACCACGGGCAGGGTACAAACGCGGTTGTCGGCGCGGGTCACTCGTGATTGTCTGGCCTGTCAGCTATCATCTGCCAAATGTTCGTAGATCAAGTAAAAATCATCTGTAAAGCAGGCGACGGTGGCCCGGGTTCTTGTAGCTTCCGGCGCGAGGCTCACGTTCCGCGCGGTGGTCCTGACGGCGGCGACGGCGGTCGCGGCGGTCACGTCATTATCGAAGCCGACGAAAACATCAGCAGCCTGGTCCATTTGGTAGGCCTGCGTCATTGCACATCGGAAAACGGTCATCCCGGCCAGCCTACACTGAAGGCCGGCCGCATGGGCGAGGACACGATCATTCGTGTGCCGCCCGGGACTGTCATCCGCGATGCAACCCGAGGCTTCATCCTGAAAGACCTCGTCGAGCACAACGAGCGGGTGATCATCGCCAAATCCGGCGACGGCGGCAAAGGGAACGTCAAGTTCATGTCGTCGACGAACCGCGCACCGCGCGAGTTTGGGCCTGGGGAGCCTGGTGAAGAGCGCGAAGTCATCCTTGAGCTCAAGGTGATCGCCGACGTCGGCCTGATCGGCAAGCCCAACGCGGGCAAGTCCACATTGCTCAGCCGACTGTCACGAGCCACTCCCGAGATCGCGAACTATCCGTTCACGACAAAATATCCCAACCTGGGGATTGTGAACGTCGGCCACGAGCGCCAGTTCGTGATGGCGGACATTCCGGGATTGATCGAAGGGGCACATGCCGGCATCGGCTTGGGTCACGAATTCTTACGGCACGTTGAACGAACCAAGATGTTCATCCATCTGGTCGAACCCGCGCCCGATGATCAGTCGGACCCCGTCGAAAACTATCTGAATATTCGCGAAGAACTTCGCCTGTACGACGAAGAATTGGCGAAGCGGCCCGAGATCGTCTGCATCACAAAGTGTGAAATGGCAGATGCGGATGCTGCCGCAGAACTGCTTGAAGAACGCATCGGACGGCCGGTCCTCAAGATCTCGTCCGTTGCCGGAAAAGGGCTACCGCAGCTGTTGCAACAAACGATCCGCAAGCTGGACGAACTGCAGGAACCGCCGATCGACTGACGCAACTGTTCTGTTGCGTCGCATCACCTCACGCGAGATCGTTCCCCCACGCACCTGCGAAAGGTCGAATCAACCGCACCACTCCAACCCATCAGGCAGTTGGAAGGCGGAATATTCGATGTGGACCACCCTTCGGTGACTGGGCAGTTCGCACGGGGACGACGCGTGGACCAGCAACGGCCGCATCAGCATGACGTCACCAGCACGCGCCTCACAATGAACGGCCTGGGCGCCGTCGATCAGATGTCGCAATGCGTCGTTGGAGAGTCGCCCCAAAAGGTGCGAGCCTGGAATCACACGGAGTGCTCCGTGATTCGAGGGCGCATCGTCCAGATGGATGCGAATCGCCAGCATTTGCTGAGAGACTTCGACAGGTGGAAGGAGATGGGCGACACCATCTTTTCCTGGACGCGCCTCGTAGCCCGCGACCGGAAGAGTGCCACCCGCATGAATTGCGACATCCTGATGCCACCGCACGGGCCAATTGGCGCCCGCCGTCTTATCAAAGAAGACTCCATACACGGGTACTGCTGCCGGACCGAGAACCGATCGAGCCCAGCTCACAAACGGAGGCTTGGCCATCGTTGCACGAAGTTCGGGACTATTGGTCAGAAGGCGACGAATTCCAAACAACGAATCCCGACGAACGGCGGCAAAGTCTTGCTGCCGCAATGACGCACAGACGGCCCTCAGCCTCTCAACCTCGCTTGGGGAAACCGCGTCAGGAATCAGCGTGAACCCGTCGCGCGCCAAGGCGTCCGTCCAACATTCCGAATCACACGTCGCTCCGTGATCCATCGTCAATGGCGTACTCGCTTCCATTCAACGGAAGAAAACGCCTGCGGATCTCGCTTCGACTATCGGCTGTGATGAATCCGCAGACCATAGCTGAAGGGGTAGTATGGTGGATCCCATGATCCGTAACCATACCCAGCACCATAGCCACCACCGTAAGGGCCGTAGTTGTTGACGTTGGTCGTGCCTCGCTGAATGACCGTCGGCCGCATCTGGTTGAACAGAAGCTCCATCGTCGTATCGTGACGATAGCTCGGATTGGCATTGTACTCGGCGCGCAGGAACGGCAACCCAAAATAGATGTCTCGGTACAACTGGGCCTGTGACGGAATCGCCGTCACAGCGTCATCGGGCTCTCGCAATCGAGGCGTGATGACGGGCTCGTTGCAGTTCACGCAGGGTGGCACTGGATCAACGGAGAGAGATAACGGTTGCTCCGGCGTCGTTGGCGATGTCACAGGTGTGCCGCGCGGCTTGACGACGTCCCCCACGGCGGGCGTCGGTGGTGCGTCGAGCTCGGGAGCAGGGGCGGGAGCGACTTGTTCAAGCGAGACCGGACGAACCTGAATTCGATTGTCGTCCTTGGCTGCAATGCTCGT
This genomic interval from Schlesneria paludicola DSM 18645 contains the following:
- the obgE gene encoding GTPase ObgE, translated to MFVDQVKIICKAGDGGPGSCSFRREAHVPRGGPDGGDGGRGGHVIIEADENISSLVHLVGLRHCTSENGHPGQPTLKAGRMGEDTIIRVPPGTVIRDATRGFILKDLVEHNERVIIAKSGDGGKGNVKFMSSTNRAPREFGPGEPGEEREVILELKVIADVGLIGKPNAGKSTLLSRLSRATPEIANYPFTTKYPNLGIVNVGHERQFVMADIPGLIEGAHAGIGLGHEFLRHVERTKMFIHLVEPAPDDQSDPVENYLNIREELRLYDEELAKRPEIVCITKCEMADADAAAELLEERIGRPVLKISSVAGKGLPQLLQQTIRKLDELQEPPID
- a CDS encoding phytanoyl-CoA dioxygenase family protein, with the protein product MDHGATCDSECWTDALARDGFTLIPDAVSPSEVERLRAVCASLRQQDFAAVRRDSLFGIRRLLTNSPELRATMAKPPFVSWARSVLGPAAVPVYGVFFDKTAGANWPVRWHQDVAIHAGGTLPVAGYEARPGKDGVAHLLPPVEVSQQMLAIRIHLDDAPSNHGALRVIPGSHLLGRLSNDALRHLIDGAQAVHCEARAGDVMLMRPLLVHASSPCELPSHRRVVHIEYSAFQLPDGLEWCG